The DNA sequence ATGTCCAGCGTGTTCTGTGCGCCTGTTCCCAAAGCAGTCCCATCGGCGCCGGATATGGTTGTGCCATAACATCCCCAGGGTGCAGATGCACTTTGGTCCATTGGCGCAGCAATCAGTCCGTGCCTGACATTGGCATCATAACCGGGGTCGCCGGGTTGGATAAAATAGGCAATTTTCCCTCCCTGGTAGTAATCACCGATGTTCAAATGATTAAGAATATCATAATCATAAACCCACAACGGACTTCCATTTGAAAAAATCATGGTTTGTCCGTTTTGTCCGGCAGCCACCGTTACCCAGGCTGTTCCATTCCAGTATTGCATCTGGCCGGGAGCTGTGCCGGGTTCAACTGCATTAGCCCAATCAGTAGAACCATCTGCATTGGTTTTCATAAACTGTCCGTTTGTCCCTCTGTTTCCCGGTAAGGTGATGCTTGCATCGGTTCCATTGGCATTGATGGTCAGTGAGCCGCCAATGGTGGTGTTGGCATTTTTCAGGATGGTAAGGGCGTTGCTTCTTGATCCACCATCAGTACCATTGCCAATAACAAAAAGGCGATCATTGTTATGCCATTGCATAGTGCTTTCAGGTATATACTCTGTATTAA is a window from the Bacteroidales bacterium genome containing:
- a CDS encoding DUF1566 domain-containing protein codes for the protein YSSLAMGDYTTASGRTSTALGGLTVAPSAFETAIGFFNTEYIPESTMQWHNNDRLFVIGNGTDGGSRSNALTILKNANTTIGGSLTINANGTDASITLPGNRGTNGQFMKTNADGSTDWANAVEPGTAPGQMQYWNGTAWVTVAAGQNGQTMIFSNGSPLWVYDYDILNHLNIGDYYQGGKIAYFIQPGDPGYDANVRHGLIAAPMDQSASAPWGCYGTTISGADGTALGTGAQNTLDIVAGCSTASIAAQICNDLVLNGYSDWYLPSKDELNKLYENKTAIGGFAPAYYWSSSEYSSTNPWGQGFSSGDQAKLSKNYGARVRAVRAF